In Chrysiogenes arsenatis DSM 11915, the following proteins share a genomic window:
- a CDS encoding 4Fe-4S binding protein yields MKTNRRTRLTTIVFWRRLVQFSVLAAIFVIPWMNVHKIYFAKGTFYSLDVGDIAVADPVAVFQVMLTSALISSAMLASLVVPLLLMLILGRVWCSWLCPYYLFSDLIAGMRRRLGLRAVPTNARLQSASRANIFRYGFLLAGLLVVGIAGVPLLTLILPPGLISSQALVLVKFGTLTFEIAIILTLLMVEAFYAPRFWCRLFCPTGTCLSFFKTERGMHITLDDAKCSQCGQCAKVCPMGLDPRTEGNNALCHNCGDCIDHCPAAQRGKSLCFGFGSEPGK; encoded by the coding sequence CGCGCCTTACTACCATTGTTTTCTGGCGTCGCCTTGTGCAATTCAGTGTCTTGGCCGCTATTTTTGTGATCCCATGGATGAACGTGCATAAAATCTACTTTGCCAAAGGGACATTCTACTCGCTTGACGTTGGCGATATTGCCGTCGCCGATCCCGTTGCCGTTTTTCAGGTGATGCTCACGTCGGCGCTTATTTCATCAGCGATGTTGGCGTCACTGGTGGTACCGCTTCTGTTGATGCTCATACTCGGGCGAGTGTGGTGCAGTTGGCTCTGCCCGTATTACCTTTTTTCTGACCTCATCGCAGGAATGCGCCGACGCCTCGGCTTACGTGCGGTTCCGACCAATGCTCGGTTGCAATCGGCTTCGCGTGCCAACATATTCCGCTATGGATTTTTACTCGCGGGACTGCTGGTCGTCGGCATTGCCGGAGTGCCGCTACTGACATTGATACTGCCGCCGGGTCTGATTTCGTCGCAGGCATTGGTGTTGGTCAAGTTTGGTACGCTGACATTTGAAATTGCCATTATTCTTACCCTGCTGATGGTTGAAGCCTTCTATGCGCCACGCTTCTGGTGCCGCCTCTTTTGTCCGACCGGAACGTGCCTGTCATTTTTTAAAACGGAACGTGGAATGCACATCACGCTTGACGATGCAAAATGCTCGCAGTGCGGTCAATGCGCCAAAGTGTGCCCTATGGGACTTGACCCACGCACCGAAGGGAACAATGCGCTGTGCCATAACTGTGGTGATTGCATTGACCATTGCCCAGCAGCGCAACGAGGGAAATCGCTCTGTTTTGGATTTGGATCGGAGCCGGGAAAATAA